A part of Candidatus Margulisiibacteriota bacterium genomic DNA contains:
- a CDS encoding DUF5679 domain-containing protein, producing MEAYCVKCKCKKEMKDCKEVKLKNGKPATSGACPTCGTKMFRIGAAK from the coding sequence ATGGAAGCGTACTGCGTAAAATGCAAGTGCAAGAAAGAGATGAAGGATTGCAAGGAAGTGAAACTTAAGAACGGCAAACCCGCCACTTCGGGCGCCTGCCCGACCTGCGGGACAAAGATGTTCAGGATCGGAGCGGCAAAATAA